A part of Pseudomonas leptonychotis genomic DNA contains:
- the mgtE gene encoding magnesium transporter has protein sequence MTEVEAKKPQESLQDRLAQVVELLHRHKLVEDLTHRQEGQHHDRVENLVHRQNLAELQRKLDELHSADVAHILEALPLGERLTVWQLVKVERDGDILLEVSDAVRETLLADMEDHEILAAAKDMDADELADLASELPRDVVHELMETLDAQQRERVRSALSYEDDQVGALMDFEMVTIREDVSLEVVLRYLRRLKELPGHTDKLFVVDYDGVLKGVLPVKRLLVNDPDKLVSEVMATDPVGFHPDEDAYDAAQAFERYDLISSPVVDKNGKLIGRLTIDEMVDLIREESEAEVLNMAGLREEEDIFASVWKSLRNRWAWLAINLVTAFMASRVIGLFEDSIEKLVALAALMPIVAGIGGNSGNQTITMIVRAMALDQVSTGNTSRLIRKELGVGLVNGIVWGGVIGVVAYLLYDSWSLGVVMTAAMVLNLLLAALMGVLIPMTLVRMGRDPALGASVMITAVTDSGGFFIFLGLASLFLL, from the coding sequence ATGACTGAAGTAGAAGCAAAAAAACCGCAAGAAAGCCTGCAGGACCGCCTGGCTCAGGTGGTCGAGTTATTGCATCGGCACAAGCTGGTCGAAGACCTGACTCATCGTCAGGAAGGCCAGCACCATGACCGGGTGGAAAACCTGGTGCATCGGCAGAACCTCGCTGAATTGCAGCGCAAGCTCGATGAGCTGCACTCCGCTGACGTTGCCCACATTCTTGAAGCCTTGCCACTTGGCGAACGCCTGACGGTCTGGCAGCTGGTCAAGGTTGAGCGTGACGGCGACATCCTCCTCGAAGTGTCCGACGCGGTACGTGAAACCCTGCTGGCTGACATGGAGGATCACGAAATACTCGCGGCAGCCAAGGACATGGATGCCGATGAACTGGCTGATCTGGCCTCTGAGCTGCCGCGTGATGTGGTTCATGAGCTGATGGAAACCCTCGATGCGCAGCAGCGCGAGCGGGTGCGTTCGGCGCTGTCCTATGAGGATGATCAGGTCGGCGCGCTGATGGACTTCGAGATGGTCACCATTCGCGAAGACGTCAGCCTGGAGGTGGTGCTGCGTTACCTGCGGCGCCTCAAAGAGTTGCCAGGGCATACCGACAAGCTGTTTGTGGTCGATTACGACGGCGTGCTCAAGGGGGTGCTTCCGGTTAAGCGGCTGTTGGTTAATGACCCTGACAAGCTGGTCAGTGAGGTCATGGCGACTGACCCTGTGGGTTTTCACCCCGATGAGGATGCCTATGACGCCGCTCAGGCCTTCGAGCGTTATGACCTGATTTCTTCGCCGGTTGTGGATAAGAACGGCAAGTTGATTGGCCGCCTGACCATCGATGAAATGGTCGACCTGATTCGTGAGGAAAGCGAGGCTGAAGTCCTCAACATGGCGGGTTTGCGTGAGGAAGAAGATATCTTCGCCTCGGTGTGGAAGTCACTGCGCAACCGCTGGGCCTGGTTGGCAATCAACCTAGTCACCGCGTTTATGGCGTCACGGGTCATCGGCCTGTTTGAAGATTCCATCGAAAAACTGGTGGCCCTGGCGGCGCTGATGCCGATTGTTGCGGGCATCGGGGGGAATTCGGGTAACCAGACCATCACCATGATCGTGCGTGCTATGGCGCTGGACCAGGTCAGTACCGGTAATACCTCGCGCTTGATTCGCAAGGAGCTGGGCGTTGGTCTGGTCAACGGCATCGTCTGGGGTGGGGTGATCGGCGTGGTGGCTTATCTGCTCTACGACAGCTGGTCGTTGGGGGTGGTAATGACCGCGGCGATGGTGCTCAACCTGCTGCTGGCCGCGCTGATGGGGGTGCTGATACCTATGACACTGGTGCGCATGGGGCGTGACCCGGCGCTGGGAGCCAGTGTGATGATCACAGCGGTTACTGACAGTGGCGGCTTCTTTATTTTCCTTGGGCTTGCCAGTCTGTTCCTGCTCTAA
- a CDS encoding OadG family protein, whose protein sequence is MTPSELLLEGVELMLFGLGFVFLFLILLVVMIRVMSWVIERFAAKPPVPVSTSVAPQSASSEPSADVLAAIQSAIHQHRVRRG, encoded by the coding sequence ATGACCCCTAGTGAACTCCTGCTCGAGGGTGTCGAGCTCATGCTGTTCGGCCTGGGCTTCGTGTTTCTCTTTCTGATTCTGTTGGTGGTGATGATCCGCGTCATGTCGTGGGTTATCGAGCGCTTTGCCGCGAAACCCCCGGTACCTGTATCGACCTCAGTAGCACCTCAGTCGGCCTCCAGCGAGCCGAGCGCTGATGTACTTGCCGCCATCCAATCCGCCATTCACCAGCACCGCGTACGCCGCGGTTGA
- the oadA gene encoding sodium-extruding oxaloacetate decarboxylase subunit alpha, whose product MTAVKKALGITDVVLRDAHQSILATRVRLEDMLPIAPKLDQVGFWSVESWGGATFDACIRYLGEDPWHRIRELKKAMPNTRQQMLLRGQNLLGYRHYADDVVEKFVERAAFNGVDVFRVFDAMNDPRNLQTALKAVKQLGKHAQGTISYTTSPVHTLDMWVDLAKQIEDMGADSVAIKDMAGILTPYTAFELVSRLKASLSIPIHMQCHATAGLSSVAILKAVEAGIDNVDTAISSLSMTYGHSPTESVVAMFQGTEHDTGLDLLLLEEIAAYFREVRKKYAKFEGNLKGVDSRILVAQVPGGMLTNMEGQLKEQGAQDKFDEVLAEIPRVREDLGFIPLVTPTSQIVGTQAVINVLTGERYKSITKETAGILKGEYGAAPAPFNKELQARVLDGAEVITCRPADLLDDEMDRLTAELKGIAQEKGIKLAKDEIDDVLTYALFPQIGLKFLENRGNPAAFEPVPTGKEALTREAGQPEVYTVEVGGKSYVVQVNDGGDIEGLKAVGGATSTAVAAPVGAGEPQNAPLAGNIFKVLVQPGQAVEEGQLVIILEAMKMETEIRAFKAGTVGAVNVKVGDAVAVGDSLLTIG is encoded by the coding sequence ATGACTGCCGTAAAGAAAGCACTCGGAATTACTGATGTGGTGCTGCGTGACGCCCATCAGTCGATCTTGGCCACCCGTGTGCGCCTGGAAGACATGCTGCCCATTGCGCCCAAGCTTGATCAGGTCGGCTTTTGGTCGGTTGAGTCCTGGGGCGGGGCGACCTTTGATGCCTGCATTCGTTACCTGGGTGAAGACCCATGGCACCGTATTCGTGAATTGAAAAAGGCCATGCCCAATACGCGCCAGCAAATGCTGTTGCGTGGGCAGAATTTGCTTGGCTACCGTCACTATGCTGATGACGTGGTCGAAAAATTCGTTGAGCGCGCCGCCTTTAATGGCGTTGATGTGTTCCGGGTATTCGATGCAATGAACGATCCGCGCAACCTGCAGACGGCCCTCAAGGCGGTCAAGCAGTTGGGCAAGCATGCGCAAGGCACCATTTCTTACACCACCAGCCCAGTGCATACCCTGGACATGTGGGTGGATCTGGCCAAACAAATTGAAGATATGGGCGCTGACTCGGTGGCCATCAAAGACATGGCCGGTATTCTCACGCCCTATACCGCCTTCGAGTTGGTGTCGCGGCTCAAGGCCAGCTTGTCGATCCCGATTCATATGCAGTGCCACGCCACGGCAGGGTTGTCTTCTGTGGCCATCCTCAAGGCCGTCGAGGCCGGAATAGATAACGTCGACACGGCGATTTCCTCCCTGTCGATGACCTATGGCCATTCCCCGACCGAATCGGTCGTGGCGATGTTTCAGGGCACTGAGCATGATACCGGCCTGGATCTGTTGCTGCTTGAAGAGATCGCTGCGTACTTCCGTGAAGTGCGCAAGAAGTACGCGAAATTCGAGGGCAACCTCAAAGGTGTCGACTCGCGCATTCTGGTCGCCCAAGTGCCAGGCGGCATGCTGACCAATATGGAAGGTCAGCTCAAAGAGCAGGGCGCCCAGGACAAATTTGACGAAGTGTTGGCGGAAATTCCGCGTGTGCGCGAAGACCTTGGGTTTATCCCGCTGGTAACGCCAACTTCGCAGATTGTTGGCACCCAAGCAGTGATTAACGTGCTGACCGGTGAGCGCTACAAGTCGATCACCAAGGAAACAGCCGGAATATTGAAAGGTGAGTACGGTGCAGCGCCTGCGCCTTTCAATAAAGAGCTGCAGGCGCGGGTGCTGGATGGTGCCGAAGTGATTACCTGTCGGCCCGCCGACCTGCTCGACGATGAGATGGACAGGCTGACAGCCGAGCTCAAGGGCATTGCTCAGGAAAAAGGCATCAAACTGGCTAAGGATGAGATTGATGACGTCCTGACCTATGCGCTGTTTCCGCAGATTGGCCTGAAATTTCTGGAAAATCGCGGTAATCCGGCGGCTTTCGAGCCAGTACCCACCGGTAAGGAAGCGCTTACGCGTGAAGCCGGCCAGCCTGAGGTCTACACCGTTGAAGTGGGCGGGAAGTCCTACGTGGTCCAGGTTAATGACGGTGGCGATATCGAAGGGCTCAAGGCTGTCGGCGGGGCAACCTCGACAGCTGTGGCCGCGCCGGTTGGCGCAGGCGAGCCGCAGAATGCTCCCCTGGCCGGTAATATCTTCAAGGTGCTGGTGCAGCCAGGCCAGGCGGTGGAAGAAGGGCAGTTGGTGATCATCCTCGAAGCCATGAAGATGGAAACCGAGATTCGTGCGTTCAAGGCCGGCACCGTTGGTGCAGTCAACGTCAAGGTCGGTGATGCGGTGGCGGTGGGCGATAGCCTGCTGACCATCGGTTAA
- a CDS encoding sodium ion-translocating decarboxylase subunit beta: MEKLLKLWHSTGLYHIEVGQVFMIAVCILLIYLAIKKGFEPLLLLPIGFGGLLANIPVANMAEGAGFLHMIYEVGLPTSIFPLLIFLGVGAMTDFGPMLANPKTLLLGAAAQFGIFGTLMGALALTSLGIPGLEFTLKEAASIAIIGGADGPTSIFVTSKLAPHLLGPIAVAAYAYMALVPLIQPPIMRALTTKEERAIVMQQLRPVGQAEKIIFPIVLCLMIGLLLPDAAPLIGMFALGNLLREAGVVERLADTSRNALINIVTIFLGLTVGSKLSAESFLQLKTLGILSLGMVAFCAGTAAGVLMAKLMNVFSSTNKINPLIGSAGVSAVPMAARVSNKVGLEANPQNFLLMHAMGPNVAGVIGSAVAAGVLLSFVG; the protein is encoded by the coding sequence ATGGAAAAGCTCCTCAAACTTTGGCACAGCACCGGGCTGTATCACATCGAAGTCGGTCAGGTATTTATGATCGCGGTGTGCATCCTCTTGATCTATCTAGCGATCAAGAAGGGCTTTGAGCCTTTGCTGCTGTTGCCGATTGGCTTTGGCGGTTTGCTGGCCAACATTCCGGTGGCCAATATGGCCGAGGGTGCCGGCTTTCTGCACATGATCTATGAGGTGGGTCTGCCCACCAGTATTTTCCCGCTGCTGATCTTCCTGGGCGTCGGGGCCATGACTGACTTCGGGCCGATGTTGGCTAACCCGAAAACCCTGTTATTGGGTGCGGCGGCCCAGTTCGGTATTTTCGGCACCCTGATGGGGGCGTTAGCGCTGACTTCATTGGGTATTCCGGGGCTTGAGTTCACGCTCAAGGAGGCGGCATCCATCGCTATCATTGGCGGTGCCGATGGCCCAACCTCGATTTTCGTGACTTCCAAGCTGGCTCCGCACTTGCTCGGTCCGATTGCGGTGGCGGCCTATGCCTACATGGCGCTGGTGCCGTTAATTCAGCCGCCGATCATGCGGGCGCTGACTACCAAGGAGGAGCGCGCCATTGTCATGCAGCAACTGCGACCTGTGGGGCAGGCCGAGAAGATCATCTTCCCGATCGTACTGTGCCTAATGATTGGTCTGCTGCTGCCTGATGCCGCACCGCTGATTGGTATGTTCGCTCTTGGGAATTTGCTGCGCGAGGCGGGTGTGGTCGAGCGTCTGGCTGATACGTCGCGTAATGCACTGATCAATATCGTCACTATCTTCCTCGGCTTGACTGTAGGCTCGAAGCTCTCGGCAGAATCATTCCTGCAGCTGAAAACGCTGGGCATTCTGAGTCTGGGCATGGTGGCGTTCTGCGCCGGCACGGCTGCCGGTGTATTGATGGCCAAGTTGATGAATGTCTTCAGTAGCACCAATAAGATCAATCCACTGATTGGTTCGGCTGGGGTGTCTGCGGTGCCGATGGCAGCTAGGGTGTCGAACAAGGTTGGTTTGGAAGCTAACCCGCAGAACTTCCTGCTGATGCACGCCATGGGGCCGAACGTTGCGGGGGTGATCGGCTCGGCAGTAGCGGCCGGTGTACTGCTCAGTTTCGTTGGCTGA
- a CDS encoding Arc family DNA-binding protein, producing MKPALYSSRTADKFVVRLPDGMRERIADVARNHHRSMNSEIIARLEQSMLQESSLGDDLNMRLDSPDLSLHERELLQRFRQLSRRQQNALVALIAHDAEMAAEEA from the coding sequence ATGAAACCAGCACTCTATTCCAGCCGCACCGCTGACAAATTCGTAGTTCGTCTGCCCGATGGCATGCGCGAACGTATTGCGGATGTCGCACGCAACCATCACCGCAGCATGAACTCGGAGATCATTGCTCGCCTTGAGCAAAGCATGCTCCAGGAAAGCTCTCTGGGTGATGACCTCAACATGCGCTTGGACAGCCCAGATTTGTCCTTGCACGAGCGTGAGTTGCTGCAACGCTTCCGCCAGCTTTCACGCCGTCAGCAGAATGCCCTGGTGGCATTGATTGCTCATGACGCCGAGATGGCTGCCGAAGAAGCCTGA
- the phnC gene encoding phosphonate ABC transporter ATP-binding protein: protein MSAVIRVESLNKTFGRKQALFDLALSVEPGEMVALIGASGSGKSTLLRHVAGLACCDRKGGGNIQVLGRQVQAEGRLNGEVRRLRADIGYIFQQFNLVGRISVLQNVLLGCLGRIPRWRGTLGLFSAEEKQQALQALARVGLADLAQQRASTLSGGQQQRVAIARALCQRAKVILADEPIASLDPESARKVMQILADINREDGTTVVVTLHQVDYAMRYCQRAVALKAGRIHFDGAAAELHPNFLNDLYGAELEVERLPIEKARRARTPKVPLTLAKA, encoded by the coding sequence ATGAGCGCAGTGATCCGGGTCGAGAGCCTGAACAAAACGTTCGGCCGCAAGCAGGCGCTGTTTGATCTGGCGCTGTCCGTTGAGCCCGGTGAAATGGTGGCGCTGATCGGCGCCTCTGGCTCTGGAAAGTCCACATTGCTGCGCCATGTCGCGGGCCTGGCCTGCTGCGACCGTAAGGGCGGCGGCAACATTCAGGTACTCGGTCGCCAAGTGCAAGCGGAGGGTAGGCTGAATGGTGAGGTGCGCCGTCTGCGCGCCGATATCGGCTACATCTTCCAACAGTTCAACTTGGTCGGCCGTATCAGCGTATTGCAAAACGTACTGCTCGGCTGCTTGGGGCGCATACCGCGCTGGCGCGGCACCTTGGGTCTGTTCAGTGCCGAAGAAAAGCAGCAGGCACTGCAGGCTCTGGCTCGTGTTGGTTTGGCAGATCTGGCGCAGCAGCGGGCGTCGACCCTGTCCGGCGGCCAGCAGCAGCGTGTGGCGATTGCCCGTGCCTTGTGCCAGCGCGCCAAGGTCATTCTCGCCGATGAGCCGATTGCCTCACTGGACCCTGAATCCGCACGCAAGGTCATGCAGATTCTCGCTGACATCAACCGCGAAGACGGCACCACCGTGGTGGTCACCCTGCATCAAGTGGATTACGCCATGCGCTATTGCCAGCGCGCCGTGGCGTTGAAAGCGGGGCGTATTCATTTCGACGGCGCCGCGGCCGAGCTGCATCCTAACTTCCTCAACGATCTCTATGGTGCCGAGCTTGAAGTAGAGCGGCTGCCAATCGAGAAAGCCCGTCGCGCTCGCACCCCGAAAGTCCCGCTGACTCTGGCCAAGGCCTGA
- the phnD gene encoding phosphonate ABC transporter substrate-binding protein produces MFKRISRVLVASTLLAGSVLGAAQAAEQEINFGIISTESSQNLKTMWDPFLADMSQQTGLKINAFFAPDYAGIIQGMRFDKVDMAWYGNKAAMEAVDRAGGQVFAQTVAANGTQGYYSLMVAHKDSPINSIDDMLKNAKDLTFANGDPNSTSGYLVPGYYVFAQNNADANKIFKRALNGSHEVNALSVANKQIDVGTFNSEGMERLQVTAPDKAAQLKVIWTSPLIPSDPMVWRKNLDEDAKTKLRTFFMTYGDKPAELKVLEGLQWAKFKASDDDQLLPIRQLELFKKRTEVANNDKLSASDKQAQLTELDRELAKLEKRLAEIAKQSPASAG; encoded by the coding sequence ATGTTCAAACGTATCAGTCGCGTTCTCGTCGCGTCCACGCTGCTGGCAGGCTCGGTTCTAGGGGCTGCTCAAGCCGCTGAGCAGGAGATCAACTTCGGCATCATCTCCACTGAATCGTCGCAGAATCTGAAAACCATGTGGGACCCCTTCCTGGCGGACATGAGCCAGCAGACTGGCCTGAAGATCAATGCGTTCTTTGCCCCTGACTATGCGGGAATTATTCAGGGCATGCGCTTCGATAAGGTCGACATGGCTTGGTACGGCAACAAGGCCGCAATGGAAGCCGTAGACCGTGCGGGTGGTCAGGTATTCGCCCAGACCGTCGCCGCCAACGGTACTCAGGGTTATTACAGCCTGATGGTGGCGCACAAGGACAGCCCGATCAATTCGATCGACGACATGCTGAAAAACGCTAAAGACCTGACTTTCGCCAACGGTGACCCGAACTCCACCTCGGGCTATCTGGTACCGGGCTATTACGTGTTTGCGCAAAACAATGCTGACGCCAACAAGATCTTCAAGCGCGCCCTCAACGGCAGCCATGAAGTCAACGCCCTGTCGGTGGCCAACAAGCAGATCGATGTCGGCACCTTCAACAGCGAAGGCATGGAACGTTTACAGGTAACTGCGCCAGACAAAGCGGCTCAGCTGAAAGTGATCTGGACCTCGCCGCTGATCCCGTCCGACCCGATGGTATGGCGTAAGAACCTTGATGAAGACGCCAAAACCAAGCTGCGTACCTTCTTCATGACTTACGGCGACAAACCGGCTGAGTTGAAAGTGCTTGAAGGTCTGCAGTGGGCCAAGTTCAAAGCGTCGGATGACGATCAACTGCTGCCGATCCGCCAACTGGAACTGTTCAAGAAACGCACCGAAGTGGCCAACAACGACAAGCTTTCGGCAAGCGACAAGCAAGCACAGCTCACCGAGTTGGATCGCGAGCTGGCCAAGCTGGAAAAGCGCCTGGCTGAAATCGCCAAGCAAAGCCCTGCCAGCGCGGGTTAA
- the phnE gene encoding phosphonate ABC transporter, permease protein PhnE — translation MTTLTTAPVPDLSAKRSWTQLIGWGLFFAVLAWSWQGAEMNPLGLIRDSGNMATFAADFFPPDFSNWELYLKEMIVTVQIALWGTVLAIVCAIPLGILCSENIVPWWVYQPIRRVMDACRSINEMVFAMLFVVAVGLGPFAGVLALFIGTTGVLAKLFAEAVEAIDPGPVEGVRATGASALQEVIYGVIPQVLPLWISYSLYRFESNVRSATVVGMVGAGGIGVILWEAIRGFQFAQTCALLLVIIMVVSVLDIISQRLRKQFI, via the coding sequence ATGACCACTTTGACTACCGCACCTGTGCCTGATTTATCGGCCAAGCGTTCCTGGACGCAGCTGATTGGCTGGGGGCTGTTCTTCGCCGTGCTGGCTTGGTCTTGGCAGGGCGCGGAGATGAATCCGCTCGGCCTGATCCGCGACTCCGGCAACATGGCGACCTTTGCTGCGGACTTCTTTCCGCCGGATTTCAGCAACTGGGAGCTGTACCTCAAGGAGATGATCGTCACCGTGCAGATCGCCCTCTGGGGTACGGTGCTGGCGATTGTCTGCGCCATTCCGCTGGGCATTCTCTGCTCTGAAAATATTGTGCCGTGGTGGGTCTATCAGCCGATTCGCCGGGTGATGGATGCCTGCCGCTCAATCAATGAAATGGTCTTTGCCATGCTCTTTGTGGTGGCGGTGGGTCTGGGGCCGTTTGCCGGGGTGCTGGCACTGTTTATTGGCACCACAGGGGTGCTGGCTAAGCTGTTTGCTGAGGCGGTGGAAGCGATTGATCCCGGTCCAGTCGAAGGTGTGCGTGCTACCGGTGCCAGCGCCCTGCAGGAAGTGATCTACGGGGTGATCCCGCAAGTCCTGCCGCTGTGGATTTCCTACTCGCTGTATCGCTTCGAGTCCAACGTGCGCTCGGCCACCGTGGTCGGCATGGTCGGGGCGGGCGGTATCGGGGTGATTCTCTGGGAGGCGATTCGTGGCTTCCAGTTCGCCCAAACCTGCGCCTTGCTGCTGGTGATCATCATGGTGGTGAGCGTGCTCGACATCATCTCTCAGCGCCTGCGCAAACAGTTTATCTGA
- the phnF gene encoding phosphonate metabolism transcriptional regulator PhnF has product MHLSRQPEPLYRELAAVLRDELQHMSPGDYLPAEVQLAARFAVNRHTLRRAVDELVLEGRLLRQQGKGTRVLAKPLIYPMQAGSAYSASLSALGHQVDAQLLQRRVRPASHEERGYLQLPEGAQLLELTTLRLIEGQPVSLIRHAFSVIHAPLLADYQGGSLRQYLSQRGMPLTRTFSLIGARLPSREEAARLMMPKHAPLLSVQTLSRDLAGQPVELSLSTSRADRFQYQLAL; this is encoded by the coding sequence ATGCACTTGTCTAGACAACCTGAGCCCTTGTACCGCGAACTGGCTGCCGTGCTGCGTGATGAGCTGCAGCACATGAGTCCTGGTGACTACTTGCCTGCCGAGGTGCAGTTGGCGGCGCGTTTTGCAGTAAATCGCCACACCCTGCGCCGCGCCGTCGATGAGCTGGTGCTGGAAGGTCGCCTGTTGCGCCAGCAGGGCAAAGGCACTCGGGTATTGGCTAAACCATTGATCTACCCAATGCAGGCCGGCAGTGCCTACAGCGCCTCACTCTCGGCGCTGGGGCATCAGGTTGATGCGCAGTTACTGCAACGCCGCGTGCGCCCGGCCAGCCATGAGGAACGTGGCTACCTGCAATTGCCAGAAGGTGCGCAGCTGCTGGAGTTGACCACCTTGCGTCTGATTGAAGGGCAGCCCGTCAGCTTGATTCGACATGCCTTCAGCGTGATCCACGCGCCGTTGTTGGCGGATTACCAGGGCGGCTCGCTGCGCCAATACCTGAGCCAGCGCGGGATGCCCCTGACCCGCACCTTCAGTTTGATCGGCGCGCGGCTGCCCAGCCGTGAAGAGGCGGCGCGCTTGATGATGCCCAAGCATGCACCGCTGCTCAGTGTGCAAACCCTTTCCCGCGATCTGGCTGGCCAGCCGGTGGAGCTGTCGTTATCGACCAGCCGCGCCGACCGTTTCCAGTACCAGCTCGCCCTTTGA
- the phnG gene encoding phosphonate C-P lyase system protein PhnG encodes MHSDPQIATRQRWMGVLARAGTGLTAYESALKETEYSLIRAPEIGMTLVRGRMGGTGSPFNLGEMTVTRCVVRLADGCTGYSYVAGRDKQHAELAALADAHLQGAEHGHWLSRLIEPLAALQQRQQAENAAETATTQVEFFTLVRGED; translated from the coding sequence TTGCACAGCGACCCGCAAATCGCCACACGTCAACGCTGGATGGGCGTACTTGCCCGCGCCGGCACTGGCTTAACCGCTTATGAGTCGGCCTTGAAAGAGACCGAGTACAGCCTGATCCGCGCGCCGGAGATCGGCATGACCCTGGTGCGCGGACGCATGGGCGGCACCGGCAGCCCGTTCAACCTCGGTGAGATGACCGTGACCCGCTGCGTGGTGCGCCTGGCCGATGGTTGTACCGGCTACAGCTACGTGGCGGGCCGCGACAAGCAGCATGCCGAGCTCGCCGCCCTGGCCGATGCACACCTGCAAGGCGCCGAGCACGGCCATTGGCTGAGTCGCTTGATCGAGCCGCTGGCCGCTCTACAGCAGCGCCAACAGGCCGAAAATGCTGCAGAAACCGCAACCACCCAGGTGGAATTTTTCACCCTGGTCAGAGGAGAAGACTGA
- the phnH gene encoding phosphonate C-P lyase system protein PhnH, with protein MNAANSSQWLQPAFNDPVLDAQTSFRTALKALAEPGLVQSMNRALALENLHPATYALCLAFLDGDTPLWLAPCFDTPAIRANLLFHCGCPIVAERESALFALLDESGADDLADFDNGSERYPDQSCTLLIQLDALAGGEHLRWRGPGIKDVRAVELPLRSSFWQQRQARSAFPRGLDVFFAAGEQVIGLPRSTHVLFNAEEVA; from the coding sequence ATGAACGCGGCGAACAGCTCGCAATGGCTGCAACCGGCCTTCAATGATCCGGTGCTGGATGCGCAGACCAGCTTCCGTACCGCGCTCAAAGCCTTGGCTGAGCCCGGTTTGGTGCAATCGATGAACCGCGCCTTGGCCCTGGAAAACCTGCATCCGGCGACCTATGCCCTGTGTCTGGCTTTTCTCGATGGCGACACGCCGCTGTGGCTGGCCCCCTGTTTCGACACCCCGGCGATTCGCGCCAACCTGTTGTTCCACTGTGGCTGCCCAATTGTCGCCGAGCGTGAGTCGGCGCTGTTTGCTTTGCTCGATGAGTCGGGCGCTGACGACCTAGCGGATTTTGACAACGGCAGCGAACGCTACCCGGACCAATCCTGCACCTTGCTGATTCAGCTCGATGCCCTGGCTGGCGGTGAGCACCTACGCTGGCGTGGGCCGGGGATCAAGGATGTGCGTGCCGTCGAATTGCCGCTGCGCAGCAGCTTCTGGCAGCAACGCCAAGCGCGCAGTGCATTCCCCCGTGGTCTGGACGTTTTCTTCGCCGCTGGCGAACAGGTGATCGGCCTGCCGCGCAGCACCCACGTGCTGTTCAATGCCGAGGAGGTGGCCTGA
- a CDS encoding carbon-phosphorus lyase complex subunit PhnI → MYVAVKGGERAIDNAHLLLAKKRRGDTAIPELSVDQVREQMPLAVARVMSEGSLYDPQLAALAIKQAAGDLMEAIFLLRAYRTTLPRFTASAPLDTTQMQLSRRISATFKDLPGGQLLGPTFDYSHRLLDFALLAEGEQPGPQVNPAAELSDCPRVLDFLADEGLMAREVDDGNAVPDITREPLDFPANRAQRLQALARGDEGFLLALGYSTQRGYGRNHPFAGEIRIGELEVWLEPEELGFAVPLGDIEVTECEMVNQFVGGKGIDPQFTRGYGLAFGYAERKAMGMALVDRSLRAAEYAEEVEGPAQQEEFVLMHCDNVEAAGFVSHLKLPHYVDFQSELELIRKLRKQRCEQPAAEEQRA, encoded by the coding sequence ATGTACGTTGCCGTCAAAGGTGGCGAGCGCGCCATCGACAATGCCCACCTGCTGCTGGCGAAGAAGCGCCGTGGCGATACCGCGATTCCGGAACTCAGCGTCGATCAAGTGCGCGAACAAATGCCCCTGGCTGTGGCTCGGGTGATGAGTGAAGGCTCGCTGTACGATCCGCAATTGGCCGCGTTAGCGATCAAGCAGGCTGCCGGCGACCTGATGGAGGCGATCTTTCTGCTACGCGCCTACCGCACCACCTTGCCGCGCTTTACCGCCAGTGCGCCGCTGGACACCACGCAGATGCAACTGAGCCGACGTATCTCCGCCACGTTCAAGGATTTGCCCGGCGGCCAGCTACTCGGCCCGACCTTTGATTACAGCCACCGTTTGCTGGACTTCGCCTTGCTGGCCGAGGGTGAACAGCCCGGCCCACAGGTGAATCCCGCCGCCGAGCTGAGTGACTGCCCACGGGTGCTGGATTTTCTCGCCGATGAAGGCCTGATGGCCCGCGAAGTCGATGATGGCAACGCGGTGCCGGATATCACTCGCGAGCCATTGGATTTTCCTGCCAACCGTGCCCAGCGCTTGCAAGCGCTGGCCCGTGGCGATGAAGGCTTCCTGCTGGCGCTGGGTTATTCCACCCAGCGTGGTTACGGGCGTAACCACCCGTTCGCTGGAGAGATTCGTATCGGTGAGCTCGAGGTTTGGCTGGAGCCGGAAGAGCTCGGTTTTGCCGTGCCGCTGGGCGATATCGAAGTGACCGAGTGTGAAATGGTCAACCAGTTCGTCGGTGGCAAGGGCATCGATCCGCAGTTCACCCGTGGTTATGGCCTGGCCTTCGGTTATGCCGAGCGTAAGGCCATGGGCATGGCGTTGGTCGACCGCTCGTTGCGCGCCGCCGAGTACGCCGAAGAAGTGGAAGGCCCGGCGCAGCAGGAAGAATTCGTGCTGATGCACTGCGACAACGTTGAAGCCGCTGGCTTCGTCTCCCACCTGAAATTGCCGCACTACGTCGACTTCCAATCCGAGCTGGAGCTGATCCGCAAACTGCGCAAGCAGCGCTGTGAGCAGCCCGCCGCCGAGGAGCAACGCGCATGA